The Toxotes jaculatrix isolate fToxJac2 chromosome 21, fToxJac2.pri, whole genome shotgun sequence genome includes a region encoding these proteins:
- the LOC121175644 gene encoding uncharacterized protein LOC121175644 produces the protein MSVANDRYSLWKLGITHVLNAAHGRMHCQGSHDFYGSTVDYYGVPADDSPSFDLSRYFFPSAEYIQNALNTTGARVFVHCAVGVSRSASLVLAYLMIYHRYTLLEAINKVKERRWIFPNTGFLKQLQALDVKLRKVLVHCIMGMSRSSTLVLAYLMIYCHLPLKRALQKLIQKRAIYPNRNFLALLLDLDLQLTRKKRTSRTVKAEVKYPDMPRGLSCLASPEGADGRYETPPASELHRLMWTKKGSSNHLDEVQPRIYIGDMYAAKDKRTLQAHHISHVLNAADGKFNVNTGQSFYRDTKITYHGVEAFDMPSFNLSPFFYPAANFIKNALSSPTGKVFVHCAMGLSRSSTLVLAYLMIHENMTLVDAIKAVSANRNISPNDGFLEQLRELDKQLHCQGSSRSWSVNGRT, from the exons AT GTCAGTGGCCAATGATCGCTACAGTCTGTGGAAGCTGGGAATCACCCATGTTCTGAATGCAGCTCATGGGAGGATGCACTGTCAGGGAAGCCATGACTTCTATGGATCCACTGTGGATTATTATGGAGTGCCTGCAGATGACTCACCATCCTTTGACCTCTCTCGctatttctttccctctgctgaGTATATTCAGAACGCACTGAACACGACAGGCG CTAGGGTTTTTGTCCACTGTGCAGTTGGAGTCAGCAGGTCCGCCTCCCTCGTCCTGGCCTACCTAATGATCTATCACCGTTACACCTTACTAGAGGCCATCAATAAGGTCAAAGAGCGCAGGTGGATTTTCCCAAACACAGGATTCCTCAAACAGCTTCAAGCTTTGGATGTGAAACTAC GAAAGGTTCTGGTGCACTGCATCATGGGAATGAGCCGGTCATCGACATTGGTGTTAGCGTACCTCATGATCTACTGTCACCTCCCGCTCAAACGGGCTTTGCAGAAATTGATCCAGAAGAGAGCCATCTACCCCAACAGGAATTTCCTGGCTTTGCTGCTGGATCTGGATCTACAGCTGACCAGAAAAAAGAGGACAT CTCGG ACTGTAAAAGCAGAAGTTAAATATCCAGACATGCCCAGAGGCCTCAGTTGCCTGGCGAGTCCTGAGGGGGCAGACGGCAGGTATGAGACCCCCCCGGCTTCAGAGCTCCATAGGCTGATGTGGACAAAGAAAGGGAGCAGCAACCATCTGGATGAGGTTCAGCCCAGGATCTACATTGGAGACAT GTATGCAGCCAAAGACAAGAGGACACTCCAGGCTCACCACATCAGCCATGTACTTAACGCTGCTGATGGGAAGTTCAATGTGAACACGGGGCAGAGCTTCTACAGAGACACCAAAATCACTTATCATGGAGTGGAGGCTTTTGACATGCCATCCTTTAACTTGAGTCCCTTCTTTTACCCAGCTGCCAATTTCATCAAGAACGCTTTGAGCTCGCCCACAG GTAAAGTCTTTGTCCACTGCGCGATGGGCCTCAGCCGCTCGTCCACCTTGGTCCTGGCCTATCTGATGATCCATGAGAACATGACACTGGTGGATGCAATAAAAGCTGTCAGTGCCAACAGAAACATCTCACCTAATGATGGTTTCCTGGAGCAGCTCAGAGAGCTGGACAAACAGCTGCACTGCCAGGGATCATCGAGAAGCTGGAGCGTCAATGGGCGGACATGA
- the LOC121201178 gene encoding dual specificity protein phosphatase 26-like isoform X2, with protein MSALKGKGKEYLTVKDLQKVLDSCKLQLNQIDEVWPNIYIGNVAVAQNKAALLKLADDSTHFDLDVYFQPAADFIHKALKSPDGKVLVHCIMGMSRSSTLVLAYLMIYCHLPLKRALQKLIQKRAIYPNRNFLALLLDLDLQLTRKKRTCQIL; from the exons atgtcagcCCTGAAAGGCAAGGGAAAAGAATATCTCACTGTGAAGGATTTGCAGAAGGTTTTGGACTCGTGCAAACTGCAACTTAATCAAATCGACGAGGTCTGGCCAAACATATACATAGGGAATGT GGCAGTAGCCCAAAACAAGGCAGCCTTGCTGAAATTAG CAGATGACTCGACACACTTTGATCTGGATGTTTACTTCCAGCCTGCAGCTGATTTCATTCATAAAGCTCTGAAGTCACCTGATG GAAAGGTTCTGGTGCACTGCATCATGGGAATGAGCCGGTCATCGACATTGGTGTTAGCGTACCTCATGATCTACTGTCACCTCCCGCTCAAACGGGCTTTGCAGAAATTGATCCAGAAGAGAGCCATCTACCCCAACAGGAATTTCCTGGCTTTGCTGCTGGATCTGGATCTACAGCTGACCAGAAAAAAGAGGACATGTCAGATCCTGTAA
- the LOC121201178 gene encoding dual specificity protein phosphatase 26-like isoform X3, whose protein sequence is MSALKGKGKEYLTVKDLQKVLDSCKLQLNQIDEVWPNIYIGNVAVAQNKAALLKLDDSTHFDLDVYFQPAADFIHKALKSPDGKVLVHCIMGMSRSSTLVLAYLMIYCHLPLKRALQKLIQKRAIYPNRNFLALLLDLDLQLTRKKRTCQIL, encoded by the exons atgtcagcCCTGAAAGGCAAGGGAAAAGAATATCTCACTGTGAAGGATTTGCAGAAGGTTTTGGACTCGTGCAAACTGCAACTTAATCAAATCGACGAGGTCTGGCCAAACATATACATAGGGAATGT GGCAGTAGCCCAAAACAAGGCAGCCTTGCTGAAATTAG ATGACTCGACACACTTTGATCTGGATGTTTACTTCCAGCCTGCAGCTGATTTCATTCATAAAGCTCTGAAGTCACCTGATG GAAAGGTTCTGGTGCACTGCATCATGGGAATGAGCCGGTCATCGACATTGGTGTTAGCGTACCTCATGATCTACTGTCACCTCCCGCTCAAACGGGCTTTGCAGAAATTGATCCAGAAGAGAGCCATCTACCCCAACAGGAATTTCCTGGCTTTGCTGCTGGATCTGGATCTACAGCTGACCAGAAAAAAGAGGACATGTCAGATCCTGTAA
- the LOC121201178 gene encoding dual specificity protein phosphatase 13-like isoform X1 produces MSALKGKGKEYLTVKDLQKVLDSCKLQLNQIDEVWPNIYIGNVAVAQNKAALLKLGITHVLNAAHSKRGSIGNQSFYGNDFVYCGIPADDSTHFDLDVYFQPAADFIHKALKSPDGKVLVHCIMGMSRSSTLVLAYLMIYCHLPLKRALQKLIQKRAIYPNRNFLALLLDLDLQLTRKKRTCQIL; encoded by the exons atgtcagcCCTGAAAGGCAAGGGAAAAGAATATCTCACTGTGAAGGATTTGCAGAAGGTTTTGGACTCGTGCAAACTGCAACTTAATCAAATCGACGAGGTCTGGCCAAACATATACATAGGGAATGT GGCAGTAGCCCAAAACAAGGCAGCCTTGCTGAAATTAGGTATAACTCATGTATTAAACGCTGCTCACTCCAAGCGAGGCAGCATAGGGAACCAAAGCTTTTATGGCAACGACTTTGTGTATTGTGGCATTCCAGCAGATGACTCGACACACTTTGATCTGGATGTTTACTTCCAGCCTGCAGCTGATTTCATTCATAAAGCTCTGAAGTCACCTGATG GAAAGGTTCTGGTGCACTGCATCATGGGAATGAGCCGGTCATCGACATTGGTGTTAGCGTACCTCATGATCTACTGTCACCTCCCGCTCAAACGGGCTTTGCAGAAATTGATCCAGAAGAGAGCCATCTACCCCAACAGGAATTTCCTGGCTTTGCTGCTGGATCTGGATCTACAGCTGACCAGAAAAAAGAGGACATGTCAGATCCTGTAA